From one Montipora capricornis isolate CH-2021 chromosome 10, ASM3666992v2, whole genome shotgun sequence genomic stretch:
- the LOC138021251 gene encoding uncharacterized protein: MAVSGIPGKLITMVKLFYNNFMCSVEHDGRYSKWFVIKSGVRQGFVIFLLVIDWTIATTTKSGCGINWGRFQVLEDVDYADDLALLSDTTCKQLQLKTNELLRVSARVGLQVNTKKSKVMSIATDTQRLITINEKELENVSTFTYLDSEIKCEESSTADINCRIGKARSAFITMETIWASTNTAKGQSCDCIRAMFCQF; this comes from the coding sequence ATGGCCGTTTCTGGAATTCCAGGAAAGTTAATCACCATGGTTAAGCTTTTCTATAACAACTTTATGTGCTCCGTAGAACATGATGGAAGGTACTCGAAGTGGTTTGTGATCAAGTCAGGGGTAAGGCAGGGGTTTGTCATATTTCTGTTAGTGATTGATTGGACAATAGCAACTACCACAAAGAGTGGGTGCGGTATCAACTGGGGTAGGTTCCAAGTGCTTGAAGACGTAGATTATGCTGACGATTTAGCACTGTTGTCGGACACTACTTGTAAACAGCtacaattgaaaacaaatgagtTGCTCAGAGTCTCGGCAAGAGTGGGTCTGCAGGTGAATACCAAGAAGTCAAAGGTAATGAGTATTGCAACGGACACCCAGCGTTTGATAACCATTAACGAGAAGGAGTTAGAGAATGTGAGCACCTTTACGTACTTGGACTCTGAGATCAAATGTGAAGAGAGCTCCACAGCAGATATTAATTGTCGCATTGGAAAGGCACGATCGGCCTTTATTACGATGGAGACGATCTGGGCATCAACCAATACGGCAAAGGGACAAAGTTGCGACTGTATAAGAGCAATGTTTTGTCAGTTTTAA